From Oscillospiraceae bacterium, one genomic window encodes:
- a CDS encoding transcriptional regulator, translating to MNIKELRTLTGMTQQAFAEYFSIPKRNIENWEEKKSNCPLYLLNLIEYKLKKENLI from the coding sequence ATGAATATAAAAGAGCTTCGTACTCTCACAGGAATGACTCAGCAAGCTTTTGCAGAATATTTTAGTATTCCTAAACGTAATATTGAGAATTGGGAAGAAAAAAAGTCAAATTGCCCTTTATATTTACTTAATCTCATTGAATATAAACTAAAAAAAGAAAATTTAATATAA
- a CDS encoding helix-turn-helix transcriptional regulator: MKGGAKNMYKEGFASKLKKAREKTGFTQREVEAETGIKQSRLAGYEIGRTQPDIETIGILADFYEIDVNWLLGTKGRPSESNYQNIVDRIRR, encoded by the coding sequence ATGAAAGGGGGTGCAAAAAATATGTATAAAGAGGGTTTCGCAAGTAAATTAAAAAAAGCAAGAGAAAAAACAGGGTTTACACAAAGAGAGGTTGAAGCGGAAACAGGCATAAAACAAAGTAGATTAGCAGGATATGAAATCGGAAGAACTCAGCCAGATATTGAAACTATTGGAATACTTGCAGATTTTTATGAAATAGACGTTAACTGGCTATTGGGTACTAAAGGCAGACCAAGCGAAAGTAATTATCAGAATATTGTTGACAGAATAAGACGATAA